The region GACCGATCCGCCCCCGATCGAATAGAACAAACCATCATTAATGGCGCCGCTGACCGAAGCGCCCCCTGATGACAGCGATGTATCAACGGCCAACGCCGGCATGGAGATAAGAGAAAAAAGCGTGCACGCCGCCACCAGGCGGAGTACAACCCGTGTCTGCTGTTGTTTCATAGGTTTATCCTCAGGAGAAATCGGTGCTGTAAAGGAAGGTCTGGCCACGGCGCTTGCAACAGCTGTAAGGTTGCCAGAGTGCCCAGGCGTAGTTGCCGTCTTCAGCAATCTGGCCATCAGTGTCCGGAAATACCGCGCAGCTCTGCGAGAGCTGAGGAGATAGTCGCTGCCACTTGTGATTTTTGGTTCCCGTGTTTTCCTGTACCGGATCGGGTGGCCAGTAGCCTGGTGAACGCTGGCCTGTGAGCGGACTGTAGACGTGAAGCTGACCTTCCCGGGTGATGATATCGGCCACGCGCTGAACCACTATTGCCGCGGATTTGTAGCTGTCGGTCTGCGTGACAAAGCCGCCACGTGGATAAACGTTGCCCCACATCGTCCCGGATGTCGTACTGCCAATTTCACGCTGCCCCGGGATTAGGGCTTCCGGATAGAAGGATTCAGGCACGCCGGTGCGCCAGGCGAGCGCATCGAGAGCGCTCGTAAAATACGGCATAAAGGGTGTGGCGGCGCTGTCACACGAGTAGCCCGACACCATACCACCGATGAGTTTTGTCGCCGGATGACCGTATGCATCGCCATAGTAAAAGTGCAGGTTCTGCTTGCGCTCGCCGGGCGCCTTCATTTCCTGGCGGCCGCCACCGGTCGGCACACCGCCCGCGCCGCCCAGAAGGGCGCTTTCGGCGCCGTCGGCCAGGCTGCTGACGGCAGACATTTCGGTCCAGGGATTGGCGCCGGGGCTCAGATAGGCCGACACCACGGCCTCAGGGATATAATGCGTCACCTTGACGGATGTTTTCACCGAGCAGCCAAACGGCGTGCAGAACAACCAGTAGCAGATGCCGCTGATACGCCAGCTGATGCAGTCCTGACTGGCGGCGCTGGAGAGCAGGCTGGCAGTATTGACACTGGCCATCGTGCCCGTGCAGGCCAGCAATGTTGCCAGCGCCAGACGGCGTGGGCGGGAGAAGGACATTTTCACTGGGCTTTCTCCTTCCAGGCATTGAGCTGCTGCGTGGCTGTACCGACGTCGGTGGTGCCGTACACGACCCACCTGTCGTCAAACACCACGGCAGGGTACTTCTCCAGCCCCAGTGTCCAGGCGTGCGTGAGGCCGACGTAAGCGCGTGACAGTTCCTGCTGACGCTGCTGAAAGGCCTGTGAGCTGACGATCGCGCGCGCCTGCTGCTCAGCCTGCGCTGGATCTGCCGGCAGGGGCCCAAACATCTGCGCCTGAAGCCTGTCGGGCGCATCGAGCAGAACGACGGTGACCTCTGACCCGGGATTGCCCGCGACCGGGTGGGCGCTGTCGGTGTAAATAACGGTACCGGCGCATGCACCGGCGGAAAGGAATAACGCTGTGAAGCAGCTGACGTTTAATTTCATGGAGAACACTCCCTGAGTGAATAACCCGCTCAGGGTGCGTTCAATATCGGGGCGGGTCAGTAATTAACTCTGAGCCCGTTAATGATATTTTTTCGCCCCAACGTCAGGTTGACAGAACGGGAAAAGTGCACCGATATGTCAGGTGACAAACCGGGGAATATGCACTGTTTCAGTTCAGTTGCCCCCACTGGTTTCACGCCACTCAAGGTAGTCCATCTCATTCATAAATCCGGCCGCAGCCGCGTTACGTTCGATGCTCCACCGCGTT is a window of Pantoea rwandensis DNA encoding:
- a CDS encoding TIGR03756 family integrating conjugative element protein; the protein is MSFSRPRRLALATLLACTGTMASVNTASLLSSAASQDCISWRISGICYWLFCTPFGCSVKTSVKVTHYIPEAVVSAYLSPGANPWTEMSAVSSLADGAESALLGGAGGVPTGGGRQEMKAPGERKQNLHFYYGDAYGHPATKLIGGMVSGYSCDSAATPFMPYFTSALDALAWRTGVPESFYPEALIPGQREIGSTTSGTMWGNVYPRGGFVTQTDSYKSAAIVVQRVADIITREGQLHVYSPLTGQRSPGYWPPDPVQENTGTKNHKWQRLSPQLSQSCAVFPDTDGQIAEDGNYAWALWQPYSCCKRRGQTFLYSTDFS
- a CDS encoding TIGR03757 family integrating conjugative element protein, with translation MKLNVSCFTALFLSAGACAGTVIYTDSAHPVAGNPGSEVTVVLLDAPDRLQAQMFGPLPADPAQAEQQARAIVSSQAFQQRQQELSRAYVGLTHAWTLGLEKYPAVVFDDRWVVYGTTDVGTATQQLNAWKEKAQ